The Pempheris klunzingeri isolate RE-2024b chromosome 1, fPemKlu1.hap1, whole genome shotgun sequence genome includes a region encoding these proteins:
- the apip gene encoding methylthioribulose-1-phosphate dehydratase isoform X2 translates to MSSLCGTSNGCQDAGQEATEKQEKEHPRVLIPELCRLFYQLGWVTGTGGGISLRRGEQIYVAPSGVQKERIQPEDMFVCDVEEKDISCPPAWKKLKKSQCTPLFMNAYTMRGAQAVIHTHSKAAVMATLLYPGKEFRITHQEMIKGIRKGTSGTNYRYDDTLVVPIIENTPEEKDLKDRMALAMEEYPDSCAVLVRRHGVYVWGETWEKAKTMCECYDYLFDIAVQMKQCGLDPSALPTEEKGIV, encoded by the exons ATGTCATCTTTGTGTGGTACCAGCAACGGCTGCCAAGATGCAGGTCAAGAGGCCACAGAGAAACAG GAGAAGGAGCATCCCCGTGTACTCATCCCCGAGTTATGCCGACTCTTCTACCAGCTGGGATGGGTGACCGGGACGGGCGGAGGGATCAGTCTCAGACGAGG AGAGCAGATCTACGTTGCACCATCAGGCGTCCAGAAAGAGAGAATACAG CCTGaggacatgtttgtgtgtgacgtGGAGGAGAAAGACATCAGCTGCCCACCTGCCTGGAAGAAGCTAAAGAAGAGCCAGTGTACCCCACTTTTTATGAATGCTTATACTATGAGAG GGGCACAGGCAGTTATACACACCCACTCCAAGGCTGCTGTCATGGCAACACTGCTGTATCCTGGCAAAGAGTTCAGAATAACACACCAAGAGATGATCAAGGGGATTCGTAAGGGCACCTCAGGCACCAACTATCG GTATGACGACACCCTGGTCGTGCCTATTATTGAAAACACACCAGAGGAGAAGGACTTGAAAGACCGGATGGCCCTGGCAATGGAGGAATACCCAGATTCGTGTGCGGTCCTCGTCCGTCGACATGGTGTCTACGTGTGGGGCGAGACGTGGGAAAAAGCCAAGACCAT GTGTGAATGCTACGACTACCTGTTTGACATTGCTGTGCAGATGAAGCAGTGTGGACTGGACCCTTCAGCCCTCccaacagaagaaaaaggaatagtttga
- the apip gene encoding methylthioribulose-1-phosphate dehydratase isoform X1 → MVFSQEMSSLCGTSNGCQDAGQEATEKQEKEHPRVLIPELCRLFYQLGWVTGTGGGISLRRGEQIYVAPSGVQKERIQPEDMFVCDVEEKDISCPPAWKKLKKSQCTPLFMNAYTMRGAQAVIHTHSKAAVMATLLYPGKEFRITHQEMIKGIRKGTSGTNYRYDDTLVVPIIENTPEEKDLKDRMALAMEEYPDSCAVLVRRHGVYVWGETWEKAKTMCECYDYLFDIAVQMKQCGLDPSALPTEEKGIV, encoded by the exons ATGGTTTTCTCACAGGAGATGTCATCTTTGTGTGGTACCAGCAACGGCTGCCAAGATGCAGGTCAAGAGGCCACAGAGAAACAG GAGAAGGAGCATCCCCGTGTACTCATCCCCGAGTTATGCCGACTCTTCTACCAGCTGGGATGGGTGACCGGGACGGGCGGAGGGATCAGTCTCAGACGAGG AGAGCAGATCTACGTTGCACCATCAGGCGTCCAGAAAGAGAGAATACAG CCTGaggacatgtttgtgtgtgacgtGGAGGAGAAAGACATCAGCTGCCCACCTGCCTGGAAGAAGCTAAAGAAGAGCCAGTGTACCCCACTTTTTATGAATGCTTATACTATGAGAG GGGCACAGGCAGTTATACACACCCACTCCAAGGCTGCTGTCATGGCAACACTGCTGTATCCTGGCAAAGAGTTCAGAATAACACACCAAGAGATGATCAAGGGGATTCGTAAGGGCACCTCAGGCACCAACTATCG GTATGACGACACCCTGGTCGTGCCTATTATTGAAAACACACCAGAGGAGAAGGACTTGAAAGACCGGATGGCCCTGGCAATGGAGGAATACCCAGATTCGTGTGCGGTCCTCGTCCGTCGACATGGTGTCTACGTGTGGGGCGAGACGTGGGAAAAAGCCAAGACCAT GTGTGAATGCTACGACTACCTGTTTGACATTGCTGTGCAGATGAAGCAGTGTGGACTGGACCCTTCAGCCCTCccaacagaagaaaaaggaatagtttga